Proteins from a genomic interval of Aspergillus flavus chromosome 7, complete sequence:
- a CDS encoding rhamnogalacturonate lyase A, translating to MVWALETSKTHVGANIKRQWPTIWRIYRKGIQFCRKLTDKMLSRTILFSTSFLWVRVANAAFGITTSDDSYVIDAGSANSLKFTVSRSSCDITSINYYGSELQYSGTGSHIGSGLGSADVSAVEDGDYIKVTCDTDTLTQYFVVHNGDSVIHMATYTTEEPSVGELRFIARLNSELLPNEEPFGDVSTTSGGEAIEGSDVFLVDGETRSKFYSSQRFIDDQRHCVAGDAHRVCMILNQYETSSGGPFFRDINSNNGGSYNSLYWYMNSGHVQTEDRRQGLHGPYSMYFSRSGTPSTDIDTSFFANLDIKGYVAADGRGTVSGTASGADSSFKWVVHWYNADAQYWTYTSSDGSFTSPAMKPGDYTMVYYQGEYKVAETSVSVTAGSSTSKDISGFVETGDTIFKIGDWDGTPTGFRNAENQLRMHPSDSRMSSWGPLTYTVGSSELTDFPMAAFKGVNDPVTIKFTATSAQTGAATLRIGTTLSFAGGRPQATINDYEGSAPSAPTNLNSRGVTRGAYRGLGEVYDVNIPSGTIVEGENTITISVISGSSGDEFLAPNFIFDCVELFQ from the exons ATGGTCTGGGCACTCGAGACTAGTAAAACTCATGTGGGAGCGAATATAAAGAGACAATGGCCGACAATATGGCGAATATACAGGAAGGGGATACAATTTTGCCGAAAATTGACAGACAAAATGTTGTCCAGAaccattcttttctcaaCGTCTTTTCTTTGGGTCAGAGTCGCCAATGCGGCCTTTGGAATCACCACCTCTGACGACTCCTATGTTATTGACGCTGGGTCGGCAAATTCTCTCAAATTTACGGTTTCCCGTTCGAGCTGCGATATTACCTCTATCAATTACTATGGCTCGGAACTTCAGTACTCCGGCACGGGCAGCCACATCGGTTCTGGCCTTGGAAGCGCAGATGTTTCTGCGGTAGAAGATG GGGACTACATCAAGGTTACCTGCGACACCGATACCTTGACACAGTATTTCGTTGTCCACAATGGCGACTCGGTCATTCACATGGCGACGTACACCACAGAGG AGCCCTCCGTTGGTGAGCTGCGGTTCATTGCCCGCCTTAACTCGGAGCTCCTACCGAACGAGGAACCGTTCGGCGATGTGTCCACCACTTCGGGCGGCGAGGCAATCGAAGGCTCGGATGTG TTCCTCGTAGATGGGGAGACCCGTAGCAAGTTCTACTCCAGCCAGCGTTTCATCGATGACCAGAGACATT GTGTTGCTGGAGACGCCCACCGTGTTTGCATGATCCTCAACCAATACGAGACTTCCTCTGGTGGTCCTTTCTTCCG tgATATCAACTCCAACAACGGCGGTAGTTACAACTCCCTCTACTGGTACATG AACTCGGGCCACGTCCAAACAGAAGACAGACGCCAGGGTCTCCATGGGCCATACTCTATGTACTTCAGCCGCAGTGGAACACCCAGCACCGATATTGACACATCCTTCTTCGCGAACCTGGACATCAAGGGCTACGTCGCTGCAGACGGCCGCGGAACTGTATCCGGAACTGCATCTGGCGCCGACTCCAGCTTCAAATGGGTCGTTCACTG GTACAATGCCGATGCTCAGTACTGGACATACACATCTTCAGACGGTAGCTTCACTTCCCCGGCCATGAAGCCAGGCGATTACACCATGGTCTACTACCAGGGCGAATACAAGGTAGCCGAGACCTCTGTATCGGTTACAGCCGGATCATCAACAAGCAAGGACATCTCTGGATTCGTGGAAACCGGCGATACCATCTTCAAGATCGGCGACTGGGACGGAAC ACCAACCGGCTTCCGCAACGCAGAGAACCAACTGCGGATGCACCCCTCGGACTCGCGCATGTCATCTTGGGGTCCCCTTACCTACACCGTAGGAAGCTCCGAGCTCACCGACTTCCCAATGGCTGCCTTCAAGGGCGTTAACGACCCCGTCACAATCAAATTCACAGCCACTTCCGCCCAGACCGGCGCCGCTACTCTGCGCATCGGAACGACCCTCTCGTTCGCTGGCGGTCGTCCTCAGGCTACT ATCAACGACTACGAAGGCTCCGCTCCCTCTGCACCCACAAACCTCAACTCCCGCGGCGTCACCCGCGGAGCCTACCGCGGCCTCGGCGAAGTCTACGACGTGAACATTCCATCTGGAACAATCGTCGAAGGAGAGAACACT ATCACAATCAGCGTCATCTCTGGAAGCTCCGGCGATGAGTTCCTTGCTCCTAACTTC ATCTTTGACTGCGTTGAGTTGTTCCAGTAA